A region from the Vicia villosa cultivar HV-30 ecotype Madison, WI linkage group LG3, Vvil1.0, whole genome shotgun sequence genome encodes:
- the LOC131660320 gene encoding WD repeat-containing protein DWA2-like has translation MQAVSSGIGYGLKYQARCISDVKADTDHTSFLAGTLSLKEENEVHLIRLSSSGTELFCEGLFSHPNEIWDLVSCPFDQRIFSTVYSNGESYGAAIWQIPELYGELNSPQLERITSLETKSGKIKSILWWPTGRHDKLISINDESLCLWSLDVSKKTAQVQSQDSAGMLHKLSGGAWDPHDVNSVAATCESSLQFWDVRTMKKTLSIECSHVRSADYHPRKNNILVTAEHESGIRIWDLRKPKVPIQELPGHTHWTWIVKCNPEYDGIILSAGTDSTVNLWSASINHDELTTESQPESPARSVDPLLNTYSDYEDSIYGLTWSSREPWIFASLSYDGRVVVESVKPFISKK, from the exons ATGCAAGCTGTTTCATCTGGTATCGGATACGGTCTCAAATATCAG GCTAGATGcatatcagatgtaaaagcagATACAGATCACACTAGTTTCCTCGCAGGAACTCTCAGTCTTAAAGAAGAAAATGag GTTCATCTTATTCGGCTTTCTTCAAGTGGAACTGAACTTTTCTGTGAGGGATTGTTTTCGCATCCCAACGAGATCTGGGACCTTGTTTCTTGTCCTTTTGATCAGCGAATTTTCTCAACCGTCTACTCTAACG GTGAATCGTATGGGGCAGCAATATGGCAGATTCCGGAATTATATGGCGAGTTGAATTCCCCTCAGTTAGAGAGAATTACATCTCTTGAAACTAAATCCGGTAAGATTAAAAG TATTCTTTGGTGGCCAACTGGAAGGCACGATAAATTGATTAGCATCAACGATGAAAGCCTGTGTTTGTGGAGTTTGGACGTGTCCAAGAAAACTGCACAG GTACAATCCCAAGATTCAGCTGGTATGCTGCACAAGTTATCTGGAGGAGCATGGGATCCGCACGATGTGAATTCTGTAGCTGCAACTTGTGAATCATCTCTCCAGTTTTGGGATGTAAGGACAATGAA GAAGACACTCTCAATCGAGTGTTCCCATGTCCGCAGTGCTGATTACCATCCTAGAAAGAACAACATACTT GTTACAGCAGAACATGAGTCAGGGATACGCATCTGGGATCTAAGAAAACCAAAAGTTCCCATCCAAGAGCTTCCAGGCCATACACATTG GACATGGATTGTCAAGTGTAACCCAGAGTATGACGGAATAATCTTG AGTGCTGGAACAGATTCGACTGTCAACTTGTGGTCAGCCTCTATAAACCATGACGAGTTAACAACTGAAAG CCAACCAGAGTCACCGGCCCGTTCGGTTGATCCATTGCTTAATACATACAGTGATTATGAAGACAGCATTTACG GGCTTACATGGAGTTCTCGTGAACCATGGATCTTTGCATCCTTGTCCTATGATGGAAGG GTGGTTGTAGAATCTGTAA